cttctctcttctgactGGTTGGTGATAGAAGGGTAGCACCGTCCAGTTATCAGAATTCGGTACTCATACTGGTAGCCCCAGTCCAACACCCATTTGGTGACGCCCAGCTAATGCTGGTACCTATTGTGTTAACAGCATGCTGTTTTTGCTTATCAAAGGCCAGTTACTTCATCACAACTTAACACCACCAAATAatccagctgtgaatgggtaccagcgttAGCTGAGCGTCACAAAAAGGGTCGCGGACTGGGGCTACCAATACCAGCACTGAATTCTTGCTGATAACAGAAAGGTGCTACCCTTCGATCAACAACCCGTCAGAAGAGGGAAGAAGGTGCATGGTAAACAAAACAGATATGTGGATAGATTTATACATTTTCAACAAAAGCTATTTTCTGCACAAAGGGACACAATGGATTTCTCAGGAAACTGGGCCAAGGTGTGGCAAAAAACCCCCTCCCCTGGGATCAAACATGGGTAACTACAGAATCATGGTGACACCATATATGAATGGAAGGTCGCCAAAAATGTCACACCCCACTGGCACCTGAGACAGTGATGTTAACAACTTCTGCCCAGTTacactgaataataaaatgagGGGTAACACTTTGTATGTATGATTGTAggttatgtaaaattttatattaatgaccACGATGATGACTATTGTTATAAACATTCCCAATGTTAACACATTCATATGCAAGAGACCCAAAAGGATGCTTTTATCAGATTAATTAAGGATAAGCCTTGAGAGTATAACATCAGTACTTAGTTACACTCCTGATCATCCCAAAATCAAATGACTAACTTTTgccttcttccaggtgtgcagACAGACCTCAGGGAAGTAAGTTTTATCACTTCAAACGGTGCAGATGACCTGAGAGACGATGTAAGGCCAACCCAAGCAAACAAGCCATTCTTTATCCTCTTGGTCAGCTCATCTGGTCGTAGCGGCTCTACGATGATGTCCGAACTTCTCGGAACTCTGGACAACACAGTGGTATTTTTCGAGCCTATCTGGATGACAAAAAATGAACCCTGCTACCGCAATGGATCGTGCGTTCCAGGATTTCTCTCCAGCCTGGCTGCCTGCAATTTCAAGGAGGAATTTGAAGAATGGATGAAAGGGAAAGGTCTATTCTTACGGTATTACCATCCAGAAGCCTTGAGGTGTTTCAAGACTCCCAAAGAAGGTAATGGCAGATGCCGGAGGAATCTAGATCTCCGAGGGCTGTGCCTTAAGTCTAACATCCGCGTTGTCAAGGTGATAAGGTCTAGACTCTCATGGATAGAGAGTCTGCTGAAGGATGAGTCCCTTAACATGAAGGCCATTTATCTTGTACGAGACCCTAGGGGCTCAATAGCTTCAATGCAGACGCTAGGATGGGACAGTTCACCCGCTAAGCAGTGTTCTCTCCTGGACACCGACCTGAGGGATTTCAACAGGATGGTCAAGTCGTACCCAGAGAAGCTTTTCAGGGTCCAGCTGGAAAAGATGTGCATCCAGCCTCAGGAAACAGTGAGTGAATTGTTTCGGTTCCTCTTTGGCGATCCTACGTTATCAGAGAGAGCACAGGGGTTCATGGAACAGCACATGCGCGCTGCCAAGTCTACTTCAGGTGCCATGGACACGGTGAAAAACAGTTCGGAGGAGTATCAGGCGTGGAGGTGGGAAATCTCCGAGCAAAAGTTATCAGACATTGAAAAAGAACCTTCGTGTCAATCTGCCATTCGTGCATTAGGTCACGTAATCTTTGGTTCGTACGTAAATGCACGGAATGGAAGTGTAAGTTTAAGAAAGACTGAGGAAGGATGAtcgattttaaaatattataataaagacTAGGTGATATGAACCCATAGACCGAAGGTTACATACTGCTGAACTCAAGGAGGCGTGATGTCGGTTGTTGTACAGTAATTGAAAAAGCCTTCTTTTGTTGTTAACGAAAAGAAATACGGGGCAAATGTATTTACTGTTTCAAAGTACGAATGCAAGAGTGATTTTGACAACTATTTTTGTAAATACGCAAAATAGCATAACTGTCAATAGACTGcattatcatatttattcattattaaaagtgCTACCTTATAAATTATGAAACCAAGTTTCTCTTTCAGAGAAAGTGCTGATGAGCAACAGTTCATCGataatgtttctttcattttaaacaaatctACATATGAGTTTCGTGTTTgacagcacattttttacttgcatgGAAGTGCCTTTCCTTATATGCAAATACCAAAAACAGCGACCCCCACAAGGGATTAAACTCAGGAGATTTAAGTGCCTTTTCTTGTAGTACTTAGACGccgagttattttcttttttcctcttctgtgcATTATCGTAACACTttcagtgcaataaaaaaaatgtaaggtgattaataataaatatgaatttctaaATACAAAGTTACTCATACATTCtcattaaacatacatacatacataaatataagtaaatttataagtatatacaattatatatatatatatatatatatatatatatatatatatatatatatatatatatatatatatatatatatataataatttcacttgAGTACTAAATTACCCCTACTTTAATCACATCACGAATAACTTTAGTGCCTAATTGTCAAAGAAATAACAGCCATCATGATCATTTTAATATTGCCATGGGTGacgaatatttttataatttttccgtCTAGGTAATGAAGTGGCTTATGTACTGGAAGTTTCACTGCATAGGGGTTTATCAACGAACCCATAGTtaacgtgtacatatatatatatatatatatatatatatatatatatatatatatatatatatatatatatgtatatatatgtgtatgtctgcatgtctgtatgtatatataataataataataatagattttatttcagctcaaggtcatgtacatggaatatacaaagtagagacaataacatgcacaatctagatacatgagataacataataaaaaatgataaatcggcaatatccacataGCTGCTGAGGaagtataaaaatgtattcaaaataatggtaatgacagtaataatattgagaatagtagtaaaattgataattaaaaaacattgcatacaattaatttccagctatggacaaatatacatatatatatactgtatatatacaaacatatactgtatatataaattacatatatatacagtagccaCCGTGTTATTCTTCCTTAGAGCTATCCCTTGTTAGAGAGAAACAGCTCAAtggtgaaaagaataaaaacgcaAGTTAAAAGTGGACAGAATATACACATATGCAAAGAGATAGAGACATGTTTGCATACCATCTTTAGCGACACGGCTGCTTCAAGTGGATCATTTAAGGGTCCACACTCGTCATCCACCGAGCGGGTTTGTTCAAATGCCACGGATACTCACCTCTCATTTTCTAAGCTTTTAAAGCTTCCACCTGAACCAACGTGTAATGATTAACCTAATCTAACCGAGTGTAAATACACCGCACAGCTGAGAGAGTGTAACGAACAGCGCGGCTAAGCGTTTCAAAAGCATGTCCAGGGCAAGAGTGTCCTGTGTCCGTGGTTCTTAGATCAGGTATATTCTGCGTGGGTGATTTCCTGGTGGACATTCCCCCGCGCAAATACATTTCTACTTACCATCACATAAGCGAAAGGATTTCGGTTTCTCGATCGTGAGATTTACATAATATGTGGCGAGTTTTTACCTACTGCCTCACTCTCAGTATTAAAAACATAAAGCTGTCTGCGAGGATGATTTACTCTAGTAGAAAATCTTATGGATGTATACTGCTTTTTTCTGACATAAGTTGTTTACCGCTGTTGATAAATAGGATAATATCAATATATCTAAAGCCTTTACTTAACACATCGCACACGTATCGCATGTTCGAGTGTTGATCTTGCCGGGGATTAAATTTACAGCAATATAAAAATGGGTGGGCAAAAACTTGTTCAGGGTCACTGCCCACAGAAATACTGACATACTGCTTGAATATTAAATTATCTCCTCTAGAATGGGTGTTATCAAATAAAATTGCCCGTTTTATGTGGCAATGTCCCCAGGAAATAAAGTTATAGCATATTTGTGTCACAGATTGTTCAGTTTACCCACGCTCGCTAGGATTATGTCTTGTCATTGTATAGGGctctaaaaaaaatgagagaaaatgtgatTAAAACCTACTATCATAAACTTGCACAGATTTATCGTAAGAGCATAAATTATGACAGTTAAGTTAGATGGATTCGATAATTAGAGCTCATCATGGAGCTATAAATTACTTTGCCAAATGTTAGTTCGATGTGTGTGAGAAAAAGAGGAGGGACTGCTGGAAAGAAcggagatgaggatggtgagatggattgctggaataccactactggaaaggagggagaattcaagatataaagaagaatgtgtggtatataatataaaggagaaGGCTAGCTCTTTGTTGGATGAGTCGTTAGAGCTGTGGACTGTCACTCGCTGGGCTGGAGTTTGATTCccaggccggctgatgaagagttagaggaatttatttctggtgatagaaattcatttctcgctataatgtggttcggattccacaatagctgtccccgttgctaagtaaccaattggtcttagccacgtaaaataagtctaatccttcaggccagccctaggagagctgttaatcagctcagtggtctggttaaactaatgtgtACTTAACTTTTAGCTAGGGAAGCTCATCTGAGATACTATgtccatgtaataagaagagaggggatggaaccaatcaagagagctaagaacatgccagtgatggggaaaagttaagtatatcttagtttaaccagaccactgagctgattaacagctctcctagggctggtccaaaggattagacttattttacgtggctaagaaccaataggttacctagcaacgggacctacagcttattgtggaatccgaaccacattatggcgagaaatgaatttctatcaccagaaataaattcctcttattcttcattggccaatcggagattcgaactcgtggccaacagagtggtagctgagaacggaacccgctcacccaacgaagaactccagtgatggggaggaggggtgTGGGGCGTCAGTGGATCAGATGGatgatgtggtgaggagggatatgggtgaggtgggacgggGGGAAGCAaatgcaaggaatagaaacagATGGGGAAAGCTGACTCGAGCGACCGACCCTGCTACAcggtgggattaataaggtcgaaagaagaattAGTAGTTCGGTATGTGTGTCACATTAGTTGGTTTTGATAAAAGGTATAATTATTTATGATCTTATCGagcaatataaacaaataaaatggagGTCATCTACTTGATCAGGGCGATCCCTGTTTTCCCgggattttatcattttcttaacaGGGGCAGAGAACAGGAACACAAAACGCAAATTCAATACCACATTAAGTCTCACGCATTTGTTAATAAACGCTCTACTAGTTAAAAAGCTTTTCTCTGTAACTCCTCTATTACATCAGTCAGAACTTTCCGACCTTCCCTTGTACTCCCTTGTCTACCTCCACGGCCTTCGCAATGG
This genomic interval from Macrobrachium rosenbergii isolate ZJJX-2024 chromosome 56, ASM4041242v1, whole genome shotgun sequence contains the following:
- the LOC136836728 gene encoding carbohydrate sulfotransferase 3-like, with protein sequence MRCVHNGRNVFLNVSMVAFFLCGLYLRMHVLSPSEGVGGVQTDLREVSFITSNGADDLRDDVRPTQANKPFFILLVSSSGRSGSTMMSELLGTLDNTVVFFEPIWMTKNEPCYRNGSCVPGFLSSLAACNFKEEFEEWMKGKGLFLRYYHPEALRCFKTPKEGNGRCRRNLDLRGLCLKSNIRVVKVIRSRLSWIESLLKDESLNMKAIYLVRDPRGSIASMQTLGWDSSPAKQCSLLDTDLRDFNRMVKSYPEKLFRVQLEKMCIQPQETVSELFRFLFGDPTLSERAQGFMEQHMRAAKSTSGAMDTVKNSSEEYQAWRWEISEQKLSDIEKEPSCQSAIRALGHVIFGSYVNARNGSVSLRKTEEG